The Candidatus Zixiibacteriota bacterium genome window below encodes:
- a CDS encoding M23 family metallopeptidase — translation MKKIHSINFSVSPDQGKGLSLRLSFNLVVIFTGIFFLLLAFFVFLIFSYGKLNSQIVLNQALSRENKGLKEYNSKVKELEQELKEYRLFAYQVAKIAGVKFPAGEDTSNNLKNKTLLLSTTKLQNSDFKSQKIPIFSTIPTGLPLQDKIIKSFSPDAGTKKKEHSGIDISARIGTEVRATADGVIDSIGQDKKYGNLVIVNHENGYKTYYSSCSEIYVKKGERVKRDDVIALSGRTGRPSPHLHYEIRKDGVPVDPGEFIQSDSGGYGVHR, via the coding sequence ATGAAAAAAATACATTCCATAAACTTCTCAGTTTCTCCGGATCAAGGCAAAGGTTTGAGTCTTCGACTTTCTTTTAACCTGGTTGTCATTTTCACGGGGATTTTTTTTCTTCTACTGGCTTTTTTTGTTTTCCTTATCTTCTCTTATGGCAAGCTCAATTCCCAGATAGTCCTGAATCAAGCTCTTTCCAGGGAGAACAAGGGTCTGAAGGAGTACAACTCCAAAGTAAAAGAATTAGAACAGGAACTAAAAGAATACCGCTTGTTTGCTTACCAGGTTGCCAAGATAGCCGGAGTAAAGTTTCCTGCAGGTGAGGATACAAGCAATAATCTGAAAAATAAAACGTTATTGCTGTCAACGACCAAGCTACAAAATTCAGATTTTAAAAGTCAAAAAATTCCTATCTTTTCCACTATTCCTACAGGCCTGCCTCTTCAGGATAAAATAATCAAGAGTTTTTCACCAGATGCTGGAACCAAGAAAAAAGAACATTCGGGTATTGACATCTCAGCCAGGATCGGAACCGAGGTTCGAGCTACAGCAGATGGGGTAATAGACTCTATTGGGCAGGATAAAAAATATGGTAACTTAGTGATAGTCAATCATGAAAATGGATATAAAACCTACTACAGCAGTTGTTCGGAGATTTATGTCAAGAAAGGCGAAAGAGTTAAAAGGGATGATGTAATAGCTCTTTCAGGCAGAACCGGAAGGCCTTCTCCACATCTTCATTATGAAATCAGAAAAGATGGTGTGCCGGTGGATCCGGGCGAATTTATACAATCTGATTCTGGAGGTTATGGAGTACATCGGTAG